From the Candidatus Dadabacteria bacterium genome, the window AATGGGGAATTGTCCTCAATCTTGAGCCGCAAACTAATTTTTAGAAGTGCCCTTAATCATATTTCCTGGCGTTTTGCAATTAGGAATGTTGGGTATGGAACAAATTTCGCGAATAAGGAAAGCCGATCGGCTCCTTGCAGCCGGGAGCTGAGATTTTAGAGGCGGACAAAGAAGTTTATTCTTTTTTCTCCGCTATTTTCGAGAAGAGGTTTTCTCCCTTTTTTATTGCCGTTCCGGGTTTCGTGCCCCCCCAGTCCGCATCTTCTGTGTCGACTTCGGGAGGGAGACCGATTTTCCTTCGGATCTCGTGGGCGGTCTCCGGCAGAAACGGGTAGACGAGAAGGGAAATCACTCTGATGCTCTCGGCAAGCGTCCAGAGCACCGTCCCGAGTCGTTTGCTCTGTTCTTCTTGTTTCGCGAGTTTCCAGGGCGCCGTATTATCGACGTACCTGTTTACGAGCGCTATGAACTCCCATATGCGGGAAAGAGCCCTGTTAAAGGCGAGTTCTTCGAGATCCGAGCGGACCTGGAGGACTGTTTCGCGATAGGAATCCTCTATTTCCTTCTCGCTTTCCGATAGCTCGGAGGGCTCAGGAACGACACCCCCAAGGTATCTCTCTATCATCCCGAGAGAGCGGCTCACAAGATTCCCGAGTCCATTTACGAGCTCCCCGTTAACGCGGCTTACAAGCGATTTCCTCGAGTAGTCCCCGTCCTGTCCGAAAGGTATTTCGCGAAGCAGAAAGTAGCGGAATATCTCGGAACCGAACTCCTCCACTACCTCGTAAGGGTCAACCACGTTTCCAAGCGATTTCGACATCTTCTCTCCTTCCACGGTCCACCATCCGTGTGCGAAGACTGTTTTCGGAAGAGGGAGTCCCGCAGACATCAAAAACGCGGGCCAGTATACAGCGTGGAACCTGAGTATGTCTTTTCCCACGAGGTGAATGTCCGCGGGCCAGAACTTCTCAAAATCCCCGGTCTTTTCAGGGAAACCCAGTGACGTCAGGTAATTTGTGAGGGCGTCGAACCAGACGTATACCACGTGTCCTTCTGAGTCGGGGACCGGGATTCCCCATGAGAAATTCGTTCTGCTTACGCTCAGGTCCCTGAGACCTCCCTCGACGAAGCTCACGACCTCGTTTCTTCTGTAATCAGGTTTTATGAACTCGGGATGTTCCCTGTAATGCTGAAGAAGAGGCTCTTGGTAGCGAGAGAGCCTGAAGAAGTAGCTCTGCTCCTTTATTTTTTCGATGTGAGGGCGGCTTTCTTCGGGAAGCTTCATTATTTCTTCAAGCTGGGTTTCGGTTATGAAAGCTTCGTTTCTTACGTCGTACCACCCCTCGTACTCGTCAAGGTATATGTCACCGTTTTTCTGCACCAGACTCCATATCTCGGAAACCGCCTCGTGGTGGCGCGGTTCCGTGGTTCTTATGAAATCAGTGTTCGAGATGCCCAGAACTTTCCATAGGTCCTGAAACTTCACTACCACCCTGTCGGCAAGCCCTATGGGAGTCTCTTCATTTGTCTGGGCGGTCTGTTCTATTTTTCTCCCGTGCTCGTCCGTTCCCGTAAGAAAGTAGACTTCATGTCCCGAGGCGGCCTTGTGTCTTGCGATCGTATCGGCCGCTATGGTCGTGTAGGCGTGGCCGATGTGTGGCACATCATTTACATAGTAAATAGGTGTTGTTACGTAGAACGGCTTTTTCCCCATGTGTTTTCAATTCCTTAGAAGGAGAGTCAGTATTGCGATTAATAAAACATAACCAAACAGTATTTCAATTATATTTGTACGAAACTCCTTAACCGACGTCTTTGCGGGATGGCTGTCTCGGATGATGTGGGTGGTGCAACTCGCGGCGAAGTCCTGTCCAGATACCGAAAAGCATCACGACGAACAAAACGGCGAGCGGAAGACTTACAACGATAACTGCGGCCTGAAATGACCCCAATCCGCCTGCGAGTATCAGCACGGCGGGGATCAATCCCCCTATAAAGCACCAGAACTCGCGTTGGCGCACGGGCGTATTCAGCTTGCCCCCGGCTGTTATGGAATCAACGGCCAGAGACCCGGAATCAAGCGAGACGACGAGAAAAGAAAACAACATGACGATGCTCACAAGACTGAACACATGTGTCAGCGGAAACGTCTCCAGCAGTTTGAACAAAGCGAGTCCATGAAGCCCCACCGCGACCGTTTCTGTCACCCCGGTGTAACCGTCGATCAGAAACTGGTGAACAGCCGTGCCTCCGAAGGCGTTCATCCAGAGCACGCAGAAAATGGTCGGCAGTATGAGCACGAAAAACAGAAACTCGCGCACGGTTCTGCCTCTGGAGATGCGGGCGATGAACATTCCGACAAACGGTGCGTAGCAGAACCACCAAGCCCAGTAAAAGATGGTCCATTCGTGCAGAAAATCCATGTCCTCGCGTCCTGTCCAGATGCTGAGGGACGCTATGCTCATGATATAAGTGGCGGTTGAGTCCAGGCAGTGGCGGAGGATGTCAAGCGTCGGTCCGGCTGCAATGATGAACAGCATCAGCGACACCGCGAGGATTATGTTGATTCGGCTCAGGCGACCGATTCCGGTATTTATCCCGGTCAGTAGAGCCGCCATCGCCGTCAGCGCCACCAAGGCGATCAGCACCACCTTGGAGAGATCGGTCGGGGGAATCGAGAACAGGTAATCAATTCCACCGGTTATCAGCTCGGCTCCGAGACCGATCGAGACTGCAATCCCGAACAGGGTGGAGAATACCGCCAGCGCTTCGATCAGGTGCCCGCTCCAGCCCCATACGCGGTTGCCTAAAACGGGATAGAACACCGAACGCAGGGAAAACGGCATGCCCATGTTGTAGGAGAAAAGAGCCATTGACAGGCCCACGACGGCGAATATCGCCCATCCGTGGAGCCCCCAGTGAAAAATAGCCCCCGCCATGCCCGCTGCAAAAGCGGTTTTGGTGTCGGAAGGGTCGATGCCGAGCGGAGGATTCTGAAAATGGTGTACCGGTTCAATCACTCCGAAAAACAGGAATCCTGCGCTTACCGACGTCGAAAAGATCATGGCAAACCAGCTTGCATACGAGTAGTCCGGTTTCGCATCCCGTCCGCCCAGACGTACCTTGGCGAGCGGTGAGACGATCAGCAGCAGGCAGAAAACCAGTATGACGTTGGCTACGCTCATGAACAGCCAGTGGAATTGCGTGACGACCCAGTGACGGGCGTTTGCGAAGAGCTCGGCCGTTTCTTCCTGAAAGATTGTCCCGGCGGCAACGAAGATGACGATCACAAGCGCGGAAACGAGGAATGCCCGGACGTGGAGGTCAAGCCCGAATATCCTTACATTGTCCCGCCCGCGCCGGTAAGAGCGTCCTTTGTAGATGCTAGATGCCCGTAGCGGTTTTTTTTCTCGCTTCATTTGACGGAAACCGATGCTGAACTACCGCATTTGTGTTGAAAACCTTATTTCTTGTTCCTGTTAGCGGGTCTCGTCTCTGAGTCCCTTCCATATACTAACCGTCATCAGGATGAGCAGGATAGAAAACGGAAGTCCGGCTGTGATTGAAGCCGCCTGCAGTGATTTCAGCCCTCCACCGAGAAGCAGGGCGATGGCGACTGCGCCTTCCAAGGTGCACCAGAACACGCGCTGGCCCGTGGGAGGTTCAAGCTTTCCGCCAGC encodes:
- the metG gene encoding methionine--tRNA ligase; amino-acid sequence: MGKKPFYVTTPIYYVNDVPHIGHAYTTIAADTIARHKAASGHEVYFLTGTDEHGRKIEQTAQTNEETPIGLADRVVVKFQDLWKVLGISNTDFIRTTEPRHHEAVSEIWSLVQKNGDIYLDEYEGWYDVRNEAFITETQLEEIMKLPEESRPHIEKIKEQSYFFRLSRYQEPLLQHYREHPEFIKPDYRRNEVVSFVEGGLRDLSVSRTNFSWGIPVPDSEGHVVYVWFDALTNYLTSLGFPEKTGDFEKFWPADIHLVGKDILRFHAVYWPAFLMSAGLPLPKTVFAHGWWTVEGEKMSKSLGNVVDPYEVVEEFGSEIFRYFLLREIPFGQDGDYSRKSLVSRVNGELVNGLGNLVSRSLGMIERYLGGVVPEPSELSESEKEIEDSYRETVLQVRSDLEELAFNRALSRIWEFIALVNRYVDNTAPWKLAKQEEQSKRLGTVLWTLAESIRVISLLVYPFLPETAHEIRRKIGLPPEVDTEDADWGGTKPGTAIKKGENLFSKIAEKKE
- a CDS encoding BCCT family transporter — protein: MKREKKPLRASSIYKGRSYRRGRDNVRIFGLDLHVRAFLVSALVIVIFVAAGTIFQEETAELFANARHWVVTQFHWLFMSVANVILVFCLLLIVSPLAKVRLGGRDAKPDYSYASWFAMIFSTSVSAGFLFFGVIEPVHHFQNPPLGIDPSDTKTAFAAGMAGAIFHWGLHGWAIFAVVGLSMALFSYNMGMPFSLRSVFYPVLGNRVWGWSGHLIEALAVFSTLFGIAVSIGLGAELITGGIDYLFSIPPTDLSKVVLIALVALTAMAALLTGINTGIGRLSRINIILAVSLMLFIIAAGPTLDILRHCLDSTATYIMSIASLSIWTGREDMDFLHEWTIFYWAWWFCYAPFVGMFIARISRGRTVREFLFFVLILPTIFCVLWMNAFGGTAVHQFLIDGYTGVTETVAVGLHGLALFKLLETFPLTHVFSLVSIVMLFSFLVVSLDSGSLAVDSITAGGKLNTPVRQREFWCFIGGLIPAVLILAGGLGSFQAAVIVVSLPLAVLFVVMLFGIWTGLRRELHHPHHPRQPSRKDVG